TAAGGCAGAGATTTTTGGTTGTTTTGCACATCATTTTCTTTTTTTCTACCTCTAGCTTTCTGAAGAAAGGTCTACATCGTCTACTTTAAATAAAAGAAAGTTAAAAAACAGATAGTTGTATTGGGAGACCGTCCTTTTTTTGAGGTCTCCCAATGGGGGTAAAGAAGGTCTCCCTTACTTGGGTAAGCTAGGGCGCTCTTCAGCTTTGAAACCAGCTTTGATGCTTATGCCGAAGTAGTAGAAAATTTTTATTTTCTTTTTCTTAAAACGCTGTGTCAGTTGAGAGCCAAAGCCTTTATTATTCATGAGATACTTCTCGTTTATCTTGAGTTCTTCCATGCAGTAGCACTTGAATGATTCATAAAGATCATTGGCTTTTGTTCGCACATTTGAGTCATGCGGATGCACTTCGCACCAATCGTCAACCCATGCCCCAATGGGATCGTTATCTTCGGTATAAGATTCGACTTCATGCCTCACTATTAGTGGTGGGGTAAGGTCAAGATCAGAGAGGAAAGTTCGAGCGCAGCGAACAAGCCAAGACAATATGCCGGGGGCTTCTTCTTCTATCCTGTCGTTGACAGTATTGCTTGGTTTAGCGTGATAGATGTGCTTGGCTTCATCGACTTCTTTAAGATTCTTTGTGAAGCGTGCATTAAATGGGATTAAGCGCATACGTTCGAATAATGCTCGGTCAGCATTTTTAATTCGGGGAACAGAGTTTGCGTGAACGAACAATTTGCAAAACAGTTGTAGAACAACCTGTGATTCATACAGGCCACGTGTACTAACTTCATCTGCACCGGTAATCTGCTTAATGATTTCTTTATCAAAGGTTTCGCTGCTGTCTGGCTCAGATGCTACAGCCATGCGCAGCCCCTCAAGTGCCATTAAGGCAGGGTCTGCACCGTCGTTTTTCTTGTTACCCTGAAGCAATACGCTCTTACTGATAGTGGAACTGTATCCACCTAGAACCTTCATGATTGTATTAAATAAACTCGATTTACCATTGTTGGCTGTGGGGCCAATGGCGATGTAGATTTCTTTATGGCTGGTCAGGCCGGTAACTGCATAGCCAATGACTCGTTCAAAATATTCAAGTAACTCAATATTATTACAGAAGATTTTGTACAGAAAATCAGTCCAGAACGGTGCTTCTTCATGCAACCCACGGTATTCATATGG
The sequence above is a segment of the Halodesulfovibrio aestuarii DSM 17919 = ATCC 29578 genome. Coding sequences within it:
- a CDS encoding DNA primase family protein is translated as MSHSKKSTRKNSVTKHKKSASTNSSPSNSPLPTEDNAQTAAPELTVAEIAQLSCADLRALIQKQVEEERQQVWEQTKKNYPNKENHPKRLNDELKTPPPAVMAWKVMHVPEKRGPRIDRLMDAVRRQQLGDAELLVDLIGDRFCFDHKREVFMQFVNSHWKDDAKRQHRKEVTIMAEQFDRGSNYLFSKYKELESQIEQLSLKISQAGDEPEQADLAAIAKKRKELKQNKYNRKMLDDRASKLRNDRRISGVINMAKSGEDTLGIEGTEWDKDHTLLPCANGIIDLETGHLLPPDPKYKMRHASPYEYRGLHEEAPFWTDFLYKIFCNNIELLEYFERVIGYAVTGLTSHKEIYIAIGPTANNGKSSLFNTIMKVLGGYSSTISKSVLLQGNKKNDGADPALMALEGLRMAVASEPDSSETFDKEIIKQITGADEVSTRGLYESQVVLQLFCKLFVHANSVPRIKNADRALFERMRLIPFNARFTKNLKEVDEAKHIYHAKPSNTVNDRIEEEAPGILSWLVRCARTFLSDLDLTPPLIVRHEVESYTEDNDPIGAWVDDWCEVHPHDSNVRTKANDLYESFKCYCMEELKINEKYLMNNKGFGSQLTQRFKKKKIKIFYYFGISIKAGFKAEERPSLPK